The DNA window TGTTGTCACAACAGGTTCTACGTAGTCTGTAACAAATATAAAGGTTTTCCTATTGACAGCGATACCATCTCTAAATGCCTGTGGAGTGGTATTATATGCCTCAAAATTACGTATAGGGAACCCATTATTAAGCTCGAAATTCTGGTCATCCGGCATTGTCATAGGTTCTGCCTGGAGACTAGGTAAGGTTTGCAAATCTATACGCTGGGACCCAAGATTTTGCCTATTTACGTAACTTGCTATTTGATTAAAACCATTGGTAGCAAAGCTTCTGATTGCGCCATCAGCAAACCCTTTAGCAAGATTCTTCGCAACAGCTCTACCGGTTTCCGGCACGATATAGGTATATGTCCATCCAACACCATCAATAAATACTTTGATCGGATCATCCCCTAAAGGATCATTAAAATATATTGGATTATTAAAACTGCTACTGTACGGACTTATACCGGGATATGTCTCCGCCGCCGGGTCCATTTGCCACCATCTTCCTGTTTGCGGATCAAGGGTACGGTATTCTGCATCATATTGGTTTAAACCAAGCTCAGTAGTTTGCTCTATGCCATTGTAATTGTTTTTATTTTCAGCGTATGGGTTTTTTAGTGCTTTCGAACTAATCCCTGCCATGGTCAGTCCAAAGGGATAGTAATGTGTTTCCTCTAATAATGGTCCGCTATTGTGGGCGACCACTATATTATCGAAAAACACATCTTGGATACTCTCATTGCTCGTATAAACATAGATGAATCCATCCTTTTTTATCACCATCCTGTCAGTGGCTAAAGTCTGTAATTGATCAGGGCTTCCCTGTACCTGCCTTACGCCACTATTTTCATCTACCATATTAAGCAGGTCATCAAATAGCACATAATTCAAATAGGCCTTGGGCTTAGCTGTTTGGTTCTGATTTGGATCTTTATCCCTTATCGCTTGATAATTTGCTGCCGAAAAGTTGGTTGCAAGTGGGGAGCCCGGTCCTGTGCCATTACCATGAACTCCTTCGGATGGCATTGAGCCTGATGCAAAAGCCTGTAGTAGCGCAGCCAGCATATTGGCTGGAGTAGTGCTAGAAGTACTAGCGGCAGCTGATTTGTAAAATGCCTTAGCGCCAAGTTGAATCGTATCGCCTGCCATTACCCGTAAAACAATAGAAGGACCAATTTTTTGGGTGCCTGCGCTTGCGTTTAATTTTGAAACATAATCGTTCGGAGAAGTGGTGCCATCAGCCGGATACCCAACAGGCTTTGCACTTCTGGTATTATCAATATTAGAAAATAAAGCATTTTCTTTAGCGGAACTGGCCGTTTCCATAGTGGCAGCATAAGAAGCCAAATTGGTTTCTTCGGTTAGAATGGATCTTGTATTATCCAGATGATCAGAAATAAAATAGTCATATACTAAAGCCACCGGCTTACCGGTAGCATAGGTAGCTCTCACTCTCCCTTCATCATGGGAAAAATACAATAAGCTATCATTTTGATATACGAAACCATCAATATAGTCCATTGTCTTGACCACCACCGTGGAGCCTGATACGTCGGTTACTTTTTTACGAAGTCGGTTACCAAGGGCATCGTATGCATACTCAATATATCCTTTACCTAATACAGTGAGGCTGTCCGGCAGATTCAAAAAATTGTACGGCTTAGGACTTAAAAGCCGGTTCATGTCAAGCGTTAAATTGCCAGAGGAGTCGTAGGCATAATCCTGGGATTCATTATTATTGATTTCTTTAAAGTCGCCCAATTTGCTTTGCGGGTCATTATTTTTATCTGTGACAAAGAATACTTTATTGGTATTTGGGATGTATCCATATTTTAGGCTGTCTATAGTGGCAATAGAAAGCCCTTTCATTCCCTTTTGCACCATGCTTTGAATATTACCATTGGCGTCATATCCAAGGCCACTTACAGAAAAGTCAACTTTATCAGTAGTCCAGGCTGTAGCTCCCGCGTTTTGTTGTGAAAAGTCGGCCTTTAGTATCCTGTTGGTGCTGTCATAACTGTAGCCATAGGCCCTGGCAATGCCATCGCCTCTGCTTTTCCATTTTGTACCTGCAATGCCACCGTCGTATTGATTGGCAGTGAAACCATAATCGTATGCCAGTTCCTCTCCAAACCAATTGGTGCTGCTACCGGCTGTATTCACAAAATCTTTGTTTATGGCCTTTAGCCAGCCCTGAATAGTAAAATCATAATTGAGCGTTTCCCTGGCAATGTTATTGATAATCCCTAATCTTCTGGTTTTAAGCCTACCACCCTCATCATAGCTATAACTGCCCACTGTCCGTTTGGTGGCGGCTACGTCATTAAGAAGTATACTAGTTTCCGTTATTTTTCCCGAAGCATTAAACAATGTTTGCGTTAGAATGGTGGTCTGTGGGGTAATGGTACTTCGTGGATTGGTATGCCTAAGATAGGTGCTGAGCAACTTGCCGCTGAAGTCATAAAGGTAAGTCGTTACCGCTTTGCCGCCAGCAATATTGTCAGAAATCGTTTGTATAACTCTGCCTTTATCATTATAATAAATAGTGGCTGCAAGCCATTGATTTGTCCCTAAAACACGGATTCGGGCGCCGGTTACTTTTCCGCTCAACCGATGGCTGATAGAGATATTCGCCTCCGGATAAGGATTGGAGCCACTTTGGGGCTTTCCGAAATCAGATGTTACGGGTACCTGTGCTCCCTGAAATGAATAGTTATCGTCATAAAAAGTAAATACAAGGTCCGTCAGGTTGGCCCCAGTTATAAATGGAAAAGTTCCGATTGGAGCGACGTCTACCTGAGCCTGTAACGCACTTCTAGTCGAAGCTGAGGCATACAGAGAGGTTTTTACGGGCCTATCGAGTCCATCATAATAGGTGATCAGCCATTGTTGCTTGGCTTTCAAATTTCCATCACGCGATAGTACTGGACGGTCCCTTGTATCATAAATGGTTTCCGTTGAATCAGCACCTGGAAGCTTAGCAACAATATTTCTTCCACGGGCATCATAGCGGTACATTATACACAAACCTGATAAAATGCTGGAAATATTCCATGTTGGCATTATCTTTTCAACTGCCAATGGTGGGATTATAACCCTTAATTTTCCAAAGTCGTCATAAACGAAGTAGGTACATAACCACCCCAGGTGGGCTGTTCCTGGAATAGCGGCACTTTGAGATTTTTTTAAAATCAGCTTGCCGCTCTTATCGAAATAATCAACAAGCTGTGTTCCCGTCTGATCTTTATATTGTCGCTCAGATAGCTCTCCGGCAGGATAAATACGGGTGGTTGTAGGAATACCACTTGCATTAAGGGTCCATACCCTTACGGAGTCCGAAACGGTATTGGAAAATGAGTATTGTTGTTGAGACCTGGCAGCTCCTTCTTTGGACCAGGTATTTCCAGGCCCAAAGGATTTTATTGGAACAGAGGAAGGAGCCAGCTCAAATTCTGTGGCCCCATAGAAGATACTTTCTCCTTTACTGGAGGGGCTTAAAACATTATCCTTGTAAAAAACATTCTGACCGGCAAAAGGGTCGTTTTTAAATTTCCCATCACTAACATTGCCCGTTGTTTGAACATAAGGTAGATAAGTGTATTTACTTCTTCCAAATTGGTCATAAACGTTAGGAACAACAATGTCTTTGCCGCTGGTGCTAAGCCCTTTTGCTACAGACTGTAGCGGCCTTAAAAGACCATCAGCGTAGTCGGTCATTTGTAGTACTTCGGATAGCGATCTCGTAGTCGCCGTAACTGTGGCCGGATCAGTAGTCGGCATGGAAGGAATCCAAGTCCTGACATAACTTTTAATAGGATTTTGATAAGCAGTCGGGATGGGGATAGCTACGGCATTTGGCTGTGTGCCTGCGGCAGGTTTGACCTGACTTTTAACATTAAGTATTAGTGTAAGGCAGTACAGAATACTATAAATTCTTTTTATGAATATCGAAGTCATAAAAATGGATTAAAAATGATTTAATTTTTTGGTTTACTATTACGGGCAGTTAACAAATCCGCCTAATATTTTGGGACTATGCGAACCATCAGAGAACCTGTACCAATATCCACTTCGACATTTTCCACCTGCAACTGGCTCAATAAAGTCTTCATAAGTACCAAGCTCGCAGACACCATTGATAACCGCATGGTCATTGCCCGTGCAATCACAGGCATTTTGCTGATTGGCGTACGCTTGTCCGTTCTTTTGAATATCTGATAGCGCCTTGGCATCAGCTGTTCGCTGATCATCGGAAGTATAAGTACCTGCCGGAACGGTGTATACCACAGGATGAGGCGTAAATCCTGACGAACAATTTGTCGGTAGAAAGGATTGGGAAACCAGTACATTGCCAAATACCGAACCACCGCAGTTTTCTATCTCACCTGCATAGTTGTAGCAAATCCTGCGGAGGATATTGCGGTCTTGATCCCTGACGATACTTATATGACCCAAGGGATCATATTCGTAAATCGTCGTATTACCATTCTGGTCCGATTCTGAGGTAAGTCCAATTAGAGGATCGTAGGTTCTGGTACTAATAATCGCGTCTGTAGGATAAACCCTTATCTCATCTATACCAGTTCCATCGGAGAGCACCATATTATTGGTGTATGGCTTTGAGTTGTAAATCCATTTACCGGAGGAAAGGTAACGGTAGTCTACCTTATAGCTTCTTGCATTAGGCATTGTAAATGGAACTGTGTAATCTCCCAAAAGATACTTCTTACCTGTGAATGGATTATCCGTAGCAGCGGCTACGTTTTCTTCAAATCCTTCATAGAAAATTTCGGAGGTAAATGAAGAAGATGGATCGGTACAATAGGAATAATTAAGTGTTGTTGTTTGGCCAGCGGCAAAATTATACCATGTGAAATTATTAACAGTAAGTGTATAAGTTCCGGCCGGCAGATCCCCAAACACAACGGTGCGGGGATACAATTGTTTTAGATCGTCCCAAGCGTCGGTAATGTTATCCGATATTCCAACATTACAAAGGGTACCTGATTTGGTGGTTAATGGATTTCCACCACTAAGTGTAAACCTACAGGAGCGGGCCTCCCCATTATACTTATTGCCAACCACAGCGTTTAGTTGGATACAGATGGTACCTGCCTGAGCTAAGGTTATAGAGACTGTTTTTGTTTCATTGCCATTAGCATTAATGCTACCATTATTGACTGTTCCCAGAGTTAGGCTTTTTTCGGTATGAGCCATATGAGCATTTTGAATTGCCGCAACGACATACTCTTTATTATATCCCCACTGATAACCACCTTCAGCTGCATTAGGACTGGAAACATGCAAAAGTTTGCTATTGCCGTCAAAGCTGAAGCTTTGCTGGGCCTTTACGTATGTGGGTAAACGATTCAAAACATTGGCATTAAAGCTTCCTGCTACGGAAAGGGGAATTGGACTATCGTTTTGAAAACTCAGGTTATGAATGCCTTTAATATCCCCATTGGCTAAAAATCGAAAATCAGTAATGCTTGCATCTGTCAGCCGCCGGCCTGAGCTGTTTAAAAGCCACGTTTCCTGAGCAATTGGAATGTTCACCATATTGGCATCCCTCATAACTTTGACGGCAATGGAATTCGTCGGATTATAATCATCCTGGTAATAAATACGTTTTTGAACCGTATCCCCGGTGCTGTTAACAGCACTTATTTGAATTGGATTAAAAGTGGATGAATCATAATTATAACTAGTAACAGATTGCACAAAAGCGCCTGTCGTGTCATATTTTTTTTCTGTTGACGTATTTATCAAAGCCCTACCGATTTTAGCTACATAGCCGTCACCCATCATCCTTGATCCGGAACCGTAATAACTGCTAAACAGGTTTTCTGGACAGACAAGCATTTGAGTCGCCTTCCATTTAATATTACCTTTGCCGGGGCCATCATCTCCCGTAACTAAACTATAGTTATTGACTATCTCAGACACCGGTTTATTGGATTGGGACAATTCTACTTTGCGTTTGAGCAAACCATATTCCCAAGGCAGACATCTTGGAATGGCACTGAAAGGAGGTTGCTGAACGGGAACAAAAAGTGGAAAATCGTCTGGCGAAGTAAATTCATAAACTATTTTGCCGATGTTATCCGTAGCAGCGCCTTCAAAGACCTCAACCCGTTTATACATGTGCGGAAGTTCATTGGCTTTTGCAGGGTGAGCACTGAATTTCTGATAGGAGGTAACCGTCATTACCTTTGTCGATGGGGGTGGGGTAAATAAATCAATAATGATGGTGATGGCAATTCCGGCAAACATGTTCCATGCAAATGATCCCGAAATGGAGGTAAAGCTTGTCAGTTGATTGCTTATGATGTCATTCATGGTGGTAGTAGCAACACTATAGCTTAAACTTCCTACAGTACCCGGATATTGCGATGGCGGTATAACATAATAAGTGCTCAGTGAATCATCATAGCGTGGAGCTTCATAACCCCATCCGGAACTACCACCGTCAGTTTTGACATACCGGTAATCGCGGATCATTTTCTTACTGGTATCGACCATGTCAATAAGCGTCGTCCTTTTAACTCTTACCCCACCACTCAGAACAGATGAAACTCCGAATAGAGCAGTGTTATTTTCATACTCATACAACAATTTTCCACCACCTGGATAAATAATTTGTTTTAACAGACCAATAGATGGTATGTCATATGAGGACGGCCTTCTATTTATATCAGAGACCAGTGCCTTTACACTCGAATAAGTATGGGAAACGTTTGAGAAGTCACCAAAATTGGTATCGCCATTAAAGTATCCCCAATAATCCTGTCCGCCTAAAACGCGTGCGGGCATGGTGGCAGGCGTTACTGAACTTTTGTAGAGATAAGAAAATTCATATGGTGGTTCCGTCATTTTAAATAGCCCCATTTTTTGAACAGATTTCAAACAGAGCCTGGCATAAGGAAGTTCTGCTGCATTAAATGAGTAGTTAAAAGCGCGTACTGAATCTTTAAAGTAATACTGATAATTGAACTGGTAGCCCGATGTCTGTATCCCTTCCCGAAGGACTTGTAATTGAGCCAGAGCTCTTTCACCTGGTAGATCGACCAACTCCGAATCAGAATAAACCAGTTTCACTTCTGTTTTGGCACCTGGAAGATTAATAGCGGTAAGTCTCTTTTTGGTGCCTGCGAATTTTGACTGGATAAATTGAAGAGCAGCCTGATCGACCCCATCTACTCTGGTGGTCGAGTAAATCCCTTCATTGCTCTGGAGGTATTCCACGTTATAGTCCGAATAAGTAAAAGTTATTTTACTGCCGCTAAACGGATCTGATATTTCAGTCAGCACCCAGCTA is part of the Chryseobacterium paludis genome and encodes:
- a CDS encoding DUF6443 domain-containing protein, which encodes MTSIFIKRIYSILYCLTLILNVKSQVKPAAGTQPNAVAIPIPTAYQNPIKSYVRTWIPSMPTTDPATVTATTRSLSEVLQMTDYADGLLRPLQSVAKGLSTSGKDIVVPNVYDQFGRSKYTYLPYVQTTGNVSDGKFKNDPFAGQNVFYKDNVLSPSSKGESIFYGATEFELAPSSVPIKSFGPGNTWSKEGAARSQQQYSFSNTVSDSVRVWTLNASGIPTTTRIYPAGELSERQYKDQTGTQLVDYFDKSGKLILKKSQSAAIPGTAHLGWLCTYFVYDDFGKLRVIIPPLAVEKIMPTWNISSILSGLCIMYRYDARGRNIVAKLPGADSTETIYDTRDRPVLSRDGNLKAKQQWLITYYDGLDRPVKTSLYASASTRSALQAQVDVAPIGTFPFITGANLTDLVFTFYDDNYSFQGAQVPVTSDFGKPQSGSNPYPEANISISHRLSGKVTGARIRVLGTNQWLAATIYYNDKGRVIQTISDNIAGGKAVTTYLYDFSGKLLSTYLRHTNPRSTITPQTTILTQTLFNASGKITETSILLNDVAATKRTVGSYSYDEGGRLKTRRLGIINNIARETLNYDFTIQGWLKAINKDFVNTAGSSTNWFGEELAYDYGFTANQYDGGIAGTKWKSRGDGIARAYGYSYDSTNRILKADFSQQNAGATAWTTDKVDFSVSGLGYDANGNIQSMVQKGMKGLSIATIDSLKYGYIPNTNKVFFVTDKNNDPQSKLGDFKEINNNESQDYAYDSSGNLTLDMNRLLSPKPYNFLNLPDSLTVLGKGYIEYAYDALGNRLRKKVTDVSGSTVVVKTMDYIDGFVYQNDSLLYFSHDEGRVRATYATGKPVALVYDYFISDHLDNTRSILTEETNLASYAATMETASSAKENALFSNIDNTRSAKPVGYPADGTTSPNDYVSKLNASAGTQKIGPSIVLRVMAGDTIQLGAKAFYKSAAASTSSTTPANMLAALLQAFASGSMPSEGVHGNGTGPGSPLATNFSAANYQAIRDKDPNQNQTAKPKAYLNYVLFDDLLNMVDENSGVRQVQGSPDQLQTLATDRMVIKKDGFIYVYTSNESIQDVFFDNIVVAHNSGPLLEETHYYPFGLTMAGISSKALKNPYAENKNNYNGIEQTTELGLNQYDAEYRTLDPQTGRWWQMDPAAETYPGISPYSSSFNNPIYFNDPLGDDPIKVFIDGVGWTYTYIVPETGRAVAKNLAKGFADGAIRSFATNGFNQIASYVNRQNLGSQRIDLQTLPSLQAEPMTMPDDQNFELNNGFPIRNFEAYNTTPQAFRDGIAVNRKTFIFVTDYVEPVVTTVTTMGLEGLLTSGVVRKLSVSTIFRMARNGGKAVGQTAAETTGLTSSFASRGVQANRTAGNVFRDELAQALEAEGKTVYKEVYKKTPFGRRYLDIDVWTAPIESGGRNLGGIEAKASMNARYRAAQRAKDIWLWFAERYRVNVVRKPLNW
- a CDS encoding DUF5977 domain-containing protein, which translates into the protein MLKKCYPLFTLFYLVYIAPAFSQVELQTGRPLFNISLFHFDDASRLSCDITLNYSGGNGIRVNQTPTTVGLGWELISGGVITRRANGLPDDQTGGIYDGDRIGTGHITSGLSTLSPAPLKGAYLPLLPNGTDPHYYKPDSTVLADGEQDNFIFQFGGRSGSFVINREGEIYPLDKTKLRIEKIEKNLVPDHIVTRIKSFIITDENGVRYKFDPGEISNIITYENGNKLMDGTRALITQRYKTSSYSVINSWVLTEISDPFSGSKITFTYSDYNVEYLQSNEGIYSTTRVDGVDQAALQFIQSKFAGTKKRLTAINLPGAKTEVKLVYSDSELVDLPGERALAQLQVLREGIQTSGYQFNYQYYFKDSVRAFNYSFNAAELPYARLCLKSVQKMGLFKMTEPPYEFSYLYKSSVTPATMPARVLGGQDYWGYFNGDTNFGDFSNVSHTYSSVKALVSDINRRPSSYDIPSIGLLKQIIYPGGGKLLYEYENNTALFGVSSVLSGGVRVKRTTLIDMVDTSKKMIRDYRYVKTDGGSSGWGYEAPRYDDSLSTYYVIPPSQYPGTVGSLSYSVATTTMNDIISNQLTSFTSISGSFAWNMFAGIAITIIIDLFTPPPSTKVMTVTSYQKFSAHPAKANELPHMYKRVEVFEGAATDNIGKIVYEFTSPDDFPLFVPVQQPPFSAIPRCLPWEYGLLKRKVELSQSNKPVSEIVNNYSLVTGDDGPGKGNIKWKATQMLVCPENLFSSYYGSGSRMMGDGYVAKIGRALINTSTEKKYDTTGAFVQSVTSYNYDSSTFNPIQISAVNSTGDTVQKRIYYQDDYNPTNSIAVKVMRDANMVNIPIAQETWLLNSSGRRLTDASITDFRFLANGDIKGIHNLSFQNDSPIPLSVAGSFNANVLNRLPTYVKAQQSFSFDGNSKLLHVSSPNAAEGGYQWGYNKEYVVAAIQNAHMAHTEKSLTLGTVNNGSINANGNETKTVSITLAQAGTICIQLNAVVGNKYNGEARSCRFTLSGGNPLTTKSGTLCNVGISDNITDAWDDLKQLYPRTVVFGDLPAGTYTLTVNNFTWYNFAAGQTTTLNYSYCTDPSSSFTSEIFYEGFEENVAAATDNPFTGKKYLLGDYTVPFTMPNARSYKVDYRYLSSGKWIYNSKPYTNNMVLSDGTGIDEIRVYPTDAIISTRTYDPLIGLTSESDQNGNTTIYEYDPLGHISIVRDQDRNILRRICYNYAGEIENCGGSVFGNVLVSQSFLPTNCSSGFTPHPVVYTVPAGTYTSDDQRTADAKALSDIQKNGQAYANQQNACDCTGNDHAVINGVCELGTYEDFIEPVAGGKCRSGYWYRFSDGSHSPKILGGFVNCP